The window AAGGTTTACCTACGGGGTCTGGCCTTTCCGGTCTGGGTCAGTTGGTACCGCTACCCTCTGCCCAAGGGGAAATGGGAATGGCGGTATGTGGTGGCCACCTTTCCCGCCAGCGGAAGGACGGTGCTCCTGTGGGGCAGGCGGAGGTTCAGCATCGAGCATTTCTTCAAGGCCATGAAAAGCGAGTTTTCTTTGGGGCAATTCGGCCAGAGAACCCCCTTAGGGGTGCATCGCTTCCTGGTGCTTTGCTTTCTCGCCTACCTGCTGGCGCACTGGGTGCGGATGGAGCAGGAGGGAGAGGGGCTGACCTGGCGGGAGGCGGCCAGGGAGTCCCTGCGCCTTCTCTTGCCCGGACTTGTAGCTCAGGCGGCACTGGGGGAACTTCATGCCCTAGGCCTCTGGCACCCACCGCCGGATGAAGTGAGAGGAAAAGCAGGTTTATGCAGGCTATGCAAGAGGTGCAAGTTTTGAGTCAACCGAAGGCAGGCCCTGCGGTTTTCCCTGACCTATCTGGGGTTGGGCTTGCTGGCAGGCGGCATTGGCCTGCTCGCAAGCCCCTCCCTCAACGCTACCTCCATCAATACTGCTGTGCAATTTACCCTTTCCAACATTGCTTACCTGGCTTTGCTGTACATGTTTGCCTTTCTGCGCCGCCACTACGCCCAGATGCATCAGATGGCCCATACCGATGCGCTTACCAACCTGATCAACCGGCGGGGCATGCAGCAAAAGCTGGAGGGCGAGCTCGAGCGGGCCCGCCGCTACAACCGCCCGTTTGCGCTTGTTCTGGCCGACATCGACCATTTCAAGAAAGTCAACGACACCTACGGCCACTCGGTGGGGGATCAGGTTTTGCGCGAAGTTGCTGGAAGGCTGGCCCAGCACCTGCGCGATAGCGATAGCCTGGCCCGCTGGGGCGGTGAAGAATTCCTAATCCTGGCCCCCGAGACCGACCTGCACCAGGCCCATCTCCTGGCCCGGCGCCTGCTCGAGGCCATCGGCGAAAGCCCCATATCGGGGGTACCGGTCACGCTCAGCCTTGGGGTGGCCTGCTACCGCCAGGGTGACACCGTGGCGGCCCTGCTGAGCCGCGCTGACGAGGCCATGTACCGGGCCAAAGCCGGCGGACGCAACCAGGTCGTACTGGAAGAGCAGCTCGAAGATGTGATCATCCCGGCCCACACCACACTCAACTCCTAGCTGCCCCTTGGCGATAAGCTATAGCCATGCAACTCGACCAGCTATCGCCCCACACCCTGCGCGACCCCCACGGCTACAGCGGCAAGTGGCACTTTTACCCCGAGGACGTGCTGCCAATGTGGGTAGCCGATATGGACTTTCCCATCAGTCCGGCCATCACCCAGGCCATCGTGGAGCGGCTCAAAGAGCGGGTGGGCTATCCTCAGATGAAGGGCGACAGGCAGCTTTTAGAGCTTATTGTTCAACAACAAAGCCGGCACGGCCTGGAAGGCCTTACCCCCGAAAACCTGCTGCTCACCACTTCGGTCGTACCGGCCATCTATGCCAGCGTGCTGGCCCTGAGCAGCCCCGGCGACGAGGTGATTACCCAGGTTCCGGTTTATCATCCCTTTCTGAACGTGCTGACTGAGCACCACCGGATTGCCCGACACAACCCTTTGCTGCCCACCCCCAGCGGCTGGGAGATCGATTTTGAGCAGCTAAAGCGCCTGGTCACACCCCGCACCCGCCTGCTGATGCTGTGCAACCCCCAGAACCCCACCGGGCGGGTCTTCCGGCGCGACGAGCTAGAAAAGCTGGCCGAGTTTGCCCTCTCCCACCGCCTGTGGGTGATGTCGGATGAGCTCTGGGCCGACCTCATTTACGAAGGGCGGCACATTCCCATCGCCTCCCTGGGCCCCGAAATAGCCCAGCGCACCGTTACCCTGACCGGGCCTTGCAAAACCTACAACACCGCCGGGCTGGGCGGCGGCGTGGCCATCAGCCACAACCCGCAGATACTGGCGGCCATGGCCCAGGTCAGCAAGGGGCTGGGCGGCCACCCCAACGTACTCTCGATGGCGGCCTGGCGGGCCGCGCTCGAGCACGCCCAGGACTGGCTGGAAGAAGTGCGGGCCTACCTGAAAGGCAACCGCGACTTCATCACGGCGTTTATGCAGCAACACCTGCCCCAGGTCGGCTACCGACCCCCTCAAGGCACCTACCTGGCCTGGCTCGATTTCAGGGGTACCCCTTTTGCCCAGGAAATCCATAAGGTCATGCTCGAGCGGGCCAAGGTGGGCCTCAACGAGGGCCGGATGTTTGGGCCGCAGTACCAGGGCTGGCTGCGTTTAAACTTCGCCACCAGCCGCAAGCTGCTGCAGGAGGCGCTCGAGCGAATTGCAGGGGTAGTGCAGGCTACAGATTAGAGCGGCTTCAGAGAAAATGACCTTAGCAAGTGCTGTTCAAGTGGGGTTCATTTCAGCATTTCCCGCCCCACCAGCACATACTCCTCCCAGGCCCGTGCAGCCCGCGGATCTGGGGCATTTTGCACCAGGGTTCCAGCCAGCACCGCCTTCTCGTAGGCAGCCAAGCGATGGATGGTATGTTTGAAATGCGGTATTTTCCGGGCCTTCAGATGGGCAAGCGTGCGCACTCCATCCAGCGAGGGAAAGGGTGGAACCAGGGTCACCAGGGCCTTAAACGGCAGGCCCTCGAGCGCCTGTACAAACTGCTGCAAGCTGGTCAGCGAGAGCACCCCCGGCGAAGTGGGAACTACCACCAGATCGGCCTTGTTCGCGTACTCGCGTAGGGTCTTGCCCCTGGGGTGCCCGGCTGTATCAATCACCACGTGCTCAAACCGCCTGGGCCGGGCCTCCTCGGGGCCCACCACTTCAAAGGGCAGCCCTGCGCCTTGCCGCGCCCATACCAGCGCGCCCTCAGCAGGATCGGCATCTATCAGCAAAGTGGGTGCGCGAAGCTGCAAAAACGCTGCCAGGTGCACCGCCGTGGTGGTCTTGCCCACCCCGCCTTTGAGCGATGTAACCAGAACGCGCATGTCTGGCTACATTCTAGCCGCACCGGCAGGGCATCCCGCTTACGACGCGGCAAATTTGCTCTGGTAAGCACAGAAGCAGCCTGCCCCTCCCAGCGCCATCTGCCAGGGAGGGGCTTGTATGCCTATGCGCTAGGCTCGATGAGGCCGTAGTTGCCATCGCGGCGGCGATAAATCACGTTAATCTGCTCGGTGTCGGAGTTGCGGAACACGAAGAAATCGTGACCCAGGGCCTCCATCTCGAAGGCTGCATCTTCTGGGGTCATGGGCTTCATGTTAAAGCGCTTGGTTCGGACAATGCGCGGCTCATTATCTTCTTCGGCTTCGGCAAAGCCACCCCCCGCCAGCACCGGCTCTGGAACTGCCTGACGTTCCCGCTGGAAGTGGCGCTCCTTGTAGCGTTTGAGCTGGTACTCCAGGCGGTCAATTGCGCGGTCGATGGCCGCGTACATATCGGAGTCGGACTCCTCAACCCGCACAATGCCCCCCGGCACATTGACCTGAATCTCGGCCTTAGCCTTACGCTCAACCCGCGCGCCCTGGGCCATCGAGAGCACCACTTTGGCCTCGGCGTTGTCGAAAAAGCGATCCAGGCGAACCATCTTCTTATCCAGATAGTTCTTGAGGGCCTCAGTAATCTCAATTTGACGACCAACCAGCTTATAGACGTTCATACTCGCCCTCCGATCGTACTCCGAGTTTGGCTTTCCAGGCTGGATTTCGGGGTGGAGGCGGCTCGGAAACCTCTAAATTTGGGTTTCCCGAAACGCTGTTTGGGCTTTCAAAATACCCCTATAGCCTGGTACCTAAATACTACCACCACCTGATGCGGGATATTTGTCCAAATCCACCTGGTGCATCGCGGTTCAACAATTGCGCTGTACCGGGTATTCCTCAGGGCACTCATACCGGATTCAAAAAGATAATCTTCAAATAAAAAGCGCTAAGAGGCTATCTTTTTGAATCCTAGAGCACACCCCTCGCTGCGCTCGGCGAAGAAAGCGTATCCCTTCGGTCGGGTTAGTTCGACACCGTTCGGTGACGAACTAACCGAATCTGGTATCACACCAGGCTGTACTTCCCCTCTCGCTCGTCGCGCACCAGTTGTCCGGCCTTGAGCACCACCACCCGCTGGGGATAGGCTTCCACCAGGTCGCGGGAGTGGGTGGCCATCAAGACGGTAGCCCCTCGAGCGTGCACCGACTTGAAAATTTCCAGCACCGCCAGGGCATTGGCCGGGTCGAGGTTGCCGGTGGGTTCGTCGGCCAGCAAGACCTGCGGGTCACCCACCAGGGCCCGGGCAATGGCGACCCGCTGGGCCTCACCCACCGAGAGTTCTTCAGGATAGGCCCGCTTCTTGTGGACAATCCCCACCTGGCGCAGCACGCGGGTCGTCCGGGCATCCCACTCGGTTTTGGGCACCCCCAGCACATGCAGGGCAAAAAGCAGGTTCTCTTCAACGGTTCGATCCCTTAGCAACCGGTGATCCTGAAAAACCACTCCGATGCGGCGGCGGTGCAGGGCAATGCGGTCACCGTGGAGGGCCTTGAGGTTTTCCCCGGCGAAATAGACCGCCCCCGAACTGGGCTCGAGGCGCTTCAAAATCAGGTTAAGTAGGCTTGACTTACCCGCACCCGAATGCCCAACCAGAAAAACAAACTCACCTTTTTTTATCTCCAGGCTAAGGTCGAACAGGGCCTTGGTCTGGGTACGGGGGTACTCGAGCGTCACCCGGTGAAAGTGAATCATCAGTACCCAGGGTACAACAATGCACCCCTGGCTGTAGCCGAGCAGGCCAAGGCCCGCTGGGTAGCGGGTCTTGGTACAGGTTCAACGTCGGGGCCTTCAGTATTGTCTGCGGGTGAACACTCCGCTCTCATCCATTGCCGCTACACTGTGGACTTAGGTGAACGAAACCATGAAGCGCAGAGCCTGGTTAATTGTGGTGGGTGGCATTCTGGCCGCCCTGGTTTATGCCCAGCTATCCGGCGGGGCCGCCGAGGCCTTTAGCCGCAACCCCTACGGACAAGCCCTGATCCAAACCTATCAACTCCTGCAAAGTCAGTACCTGACGCGCCTCGAGCCCGAAAAGCTCAACCGCGTGCTCGAGGGCGGCATTAGGGGTATGCTGGGCGCTTTGGACGACGAATTTACCAGTTATTCGCCGCCCCAGCGGGCTAGCCTGCGCAACCAGGACGTGCAGGGAGAATTCTTCGGCATTGGCGCTACCCTGGCCCCCAACGAGAACGGTGGTGGCGCACGGGTTCAGGGGGTGATCCGGGGTCTACCGGCCTTCAACGCTGGCATACGGGCTGGGGACATCATCGTCGAGGTCAACGGCCAGGACGTCACCAAGCTCGACCTGAACGAAATTGTGGCCCAGATTCGGGGCCCCCAGAACACCAAGGTAACCGTTGGCGTTCGCCGCGAAGGCAGCAACGCCATCCTGCGTTTCGAGATGATCCGGCAGCGGGTAGAAATTATCTCGGTTTCCAAAACCATCCTGCCGGGCAATGTGGGCTATGTGGCGCTGGAAACGTTCGGCAACGTGCGGGTAATTGAGCAACTGAATGCCGCCCTGAACGAGATGAAGCAACGGGGTGTGCAAAAGCTGGTCTTCGACCTGCGCGACAACGGCGGCGGCCTGCTGGATCAGGGCTGCCAGGTGGCGCGGGCTTTCATCCGCGAGGGCCCCATCGTATACGTCCGCACGCGCAGCGAGACCCGGCTCTACTGTGAGGCCAACGGCCAGGTCACCTGGAGTGGCCCCATGGTGGTGCTGATTAACGGCAACTCGGCCTCGGCCTCGGAGATTGTGGCGGGGGCCATGCAGGACACTGGGCGGGCCAAAGTCATCGGCGAAACCTCGTTTGGCAAAGGTGTGGGGCAGAACGTCATCGACCTTCCCAACGGGGGCGACCTGACCCTGGTCACCTTCGAGTGGCTCACCCCCAAGCGCCGCGGCATCAACAAGCAGGGCATCAAGCCCGACATCGAGGTTAAGGACACCCGCTTCGAAGTTCCGGTGGCCTTCGAGGGCACCGGGGCCAAGCCTGGGGAGACCGTGACCATCACCATCGGCGGCCAGACCTTCACCACCAAGGCCGATGAGCGGGGCAAGTTCAGCTTTAGCCAGCCCCGCCCAGCAGTGAACCTGCCTGCCGAACGCGGCCAGGCCGAGGTAGACCTGAACAAAGACGCCATCCTGCGTCGGGCGTTGGAAGAACTCAAGTAAAAGCCCCCAGTCCAGAGGCTCAAAGTCGGCTTTTTCACCGTTGTTTTGGGCCTTTGGCCTTAGGCTTTAGTGGTGGCGATGATCTGTCTGGAAGACCTCAGCAAGCGCTACGGGCAGTTTGTAGCCCTGGACGGCTTGAACCTCGAGGTACGCCCTGGCGAAACCCTGGCCCTCTTGGGGCCCAACGGGGCAGGCAAAAGCACCGCCATCAAGGCCCTGGTGGGGTTGCTGCGGCCCAGCCGGGGGCGGGCACTGGTGGGCGGGGTGGATGTGTGGAAAGAGCCTGTGCGGGCCAAGGCCCAGTTTGGTTACGTGCCCGACCGGCCCTACCTGTATGGCAAACTATCGGGCCTCGAGCTTCTGCGCTTTGCCGCTGGGGTGTACCGGCTGCCTAAGGCTAGGGCCGAAGCCCGTATCGAGGAGCTGCTGGTGCAGTTTCGCCTCGAGCGCTTCGCCTCTTCCCTCATTGAAACCTACTCGCACGGTATGCGGCAAAAACTATCGCTGGCCATGAGCCTCCTGCATACCCCCCAGGCCCTCATCCTGGACGAGCCGATGGTGGGGCTCGACCCCCACGCCACCCGGCTGGTCAAAGACCTGCTGCGCGAGTATTCCAAAGATGGGCGGGCGGTGCTCTACGCCACCCACCAGCTCCACCTGGCCGAGCAGGTCGCCGACCGCGTCGCGCTGGTGCATCGGGGCCGCCTGCTGGCCCTGGGCTCCCCCAGAGAACTCCTGCATCAACACGGCTCTGCCGATCTGGAGGAGTTTTTCCTGCGCCTCACGGAGGATGCCAGCGCATCCGAAACCACGCTGGTCTAGTTCAGGGTGCGGGAACCGGCTTCTGGCAGGCGCAGGGCAAAAGCCGGAATTTCGACGCGAAACAGCTCGCCCAGCATGTTTTGGAAGGTATAAAAACCCTGCATCGAGCCGGGTGGGTGGGCAATGGGGCAAAAGCTGTTGTACTGGTAGGCCTGTCCGGGCTCGAGGATGGGTTTTTCGCCCACCACCCCCTCGCCCTCCACGTGTCCTACCTCGCCATTGCCATCGTGGATGAACCACTCGCGGCGCAGGAGCTGCACGGTTTCCTGGCCCCGGTTTTCCAGGGTGATGAAATAGACAAACACATGCTGCCCCGGCCTCGAGTGCTGCTCGGCATAGAGCACCTTTACCTCGATGTGGATATCGTTGCGGATAGGCAGGTGCTGCGGCACCTTATAAGCATATCGCTGTTTCACGCAAACCCCACCAGAAATGTCTTTGATTTGGTCTTTTTCTGGGGCCCCGCCTGAAGCGCGGATAGCAACAGCCTTAAGCCCCAGCCTGTCCCTAACAGAACGATTCAGGCGAGGTTCATATAAAGCATTTCTGTTGGGCAACCACACTACAGCGGGTCGTCCTGAAAGACCACTGTCTTCAGGTACAGCGACTCCGGCACATGCAGGCTCCAGGGGTGATCGGGCGGGTTGTAGTGGATGGCATCTACCCGCAGCCGGCGGCCTTCATCGGCAGCGGCCCGGCGGGTCACCTCGAGCAGCGCATCCACCCCCAGATAGTACGCACAGCTCGATAGCCACAGCCACCCCTCCCGATCCAGCAGGCGCAGGGCCGGTCGGAGCAAGTCCACCAGGAGCCTTTTGACCCGCGGCAGTTCGTCGGGCTTTTTGACCAGGGTGGGCGGGTCAAGCAACACATGCTGAAAGGGCGTGATCTGGCTTCGGGCCAGGTTTTCCAGTACTGCTACCGCATCGCCCTGGCGTATGTCCACCCGCCAACCCTGCAAGGAAGCTGCCCGATCCAGCACCGCCAGGGCGTCCAGGTCTTTATCCACAGCCAGGGCATAGGCCCCCTTGCGCGCGGCCCGCAGGGCAAAAGCCCCCACGTAGCTGTACACGTCCAGCACCCGCTGGCCCGGCTGAATCATCTGCTCGAGCCGCCTGCGGTTTTCCCGCTGATCGAGGTAGTAGCCGGTTTTTTGCGCCAGGGCCAGCGGAATGGGAAAAACCAGTCCGTCCTCCCGCACTTCCAGCACCGGCGGCACCTGACCATACAGAACACCCACCTGCTCGGGCAGACCCTCCTGGCGGCGGCTATCCACATCGGAACGCTCGTAAATACCGGCTGGCTGCATCACTTCGATCAGGGCTGGCAGCCAGCTTTCCCGTAGGGCTTCCATGGCCCGGTTGCGCACCTGCACCACCAGCAAAGCAGCGAAGCGATCCACCACCAACCCTGGCAGCCCGTCGGCCTCGGCGTGCACCAGGCGATAAAAATCTCCCAGTTGAGCCCGCTTTTGCTGGGCCCGCGCGAAACGCTGCTGAAAAAACTTTTTATCCAGCGGGCCGTCCTCAAAACGGTAAACCCGTACCGCCACCCGGCTTTTGGGGTCGTAGTAGCCAACGCCCAAAAAAATGTTCTCGTCCGAAAATACCTGTACAACCCCCGCCTGTTCGGGCACCAAGGCCAGTTCATCGGCGAACAGACCGGGATAAAAGTTGCGTATTTTTTTGTCTTTACCTGCCTTGGTGATTACCCGGTTCACCGGCTCCCCCAAATCGTAAGTCCCGGCAAAAAAGCCAGGACTTTCAACAAGCTACTGCTTGCCAGAAAACTGGTGGGCCGTGCAGGACTTGAACCCGCGACCTGGCGATTATGAGTCGCTTGCTCTGACCAACTGAGCTAACGGCCCCCAAGCAGGTAGTCTAGCGGGTTTGGCCGATTTGCTCAACGCGGGGGGGGCGGATGCCTGTCCTGGCCGGTGAGCTGGTCCTCGAGCTCGCCGATATAAGCAGCCAGGGTATTCCCGGCCTTCTCGATATCTTCTCGCAGCTCGTGCTCTACTCGGTCAATCCGCTCGACGATCTCCTGTAGCCGGGCCTCGAGCCCCGCCGGGCTCTGGGCTTTGATGCTGGCCAGCTCGCCCTCGAGCCACTTTTTTAGCTCCGAGAAGCGGCTGGCCTCGGCCTCATCGGCCAGCTTCCGGGCCGCCAGAAGCTCCCGGGCATACCGCTTGACCTCGAGCAAAGCCGCGGTCTCGAGGCCTACCGTGTACATGAAATAGATCACCACCAGCACCGCCATAATCGAGAGCATCACGATGCCAAAGGGCGCGGTGACCTGGGTAAAGATCAGCGAGAGTGTCTTCTGCTCGCTAAAGACAGCCCAGTTGCGCCAGGCAAAAAGCGCCATCGCGACAACTAAAATCAGTAGGAAAACATTTCGCCCTCGCATCTTTAGCCTCAAACGATTATATCCTTGTCCTGCCTGAATCAAGCCAGGTCGGAGCTTCAGGCGGAAGCCCGCCGAAGCCGATCCATAATTGCCCTTCCCAGGCCCACTTCGGGTATCGGCTCAGCATAGATGGCCTCCAGGCCCAGCCGGTCGAGCTGGTGCAGGGCCTCAAATAGGTGTGCGGCAGCTTCCAGCAGATTACCGGTAGGGGACAACACCTTGACCACCTTGAACCCCTTGGGCACCTCGCGGAAGGCCAGGTAGCCCACCCGTTTACGCAGGGCCGACGGAACCTCTTCTGGCGCAGCTATGCGTATGGGTGTGCGGGGAGCATAGTGCTGGGGCAACTGGCCCGGAACCAGGGGCTTTTCGCTCGCCTCCACCTGCAGCGCCACCGTACCCAGCACCCGCTCCAGCTCTTCCAGCGGCACTGCCCCATGGCGCAGCAAGACCGGCTTTTCGGCCAGCAGCACAATGGTAGACTCCACCCCAAAAAGGGTGGATCCCCCGTCCAGAATCAGGTCTACCCGATGGCCCAGCATGCGCTCGACATGCTCGGCCCGGGTAGGGCTCAGGTAGCCAAAGGGGTTGGCACTCGGCGCAGCTATCGGCACCCCGGCCTTTCGAATTAGCGCCTGGGCCACCGGGTGAGCCGGCATCCGCACGGCCACTGTGGGTAGCCCTGCGGTAACGATGCCGGGCACCGCTTCCAACCTGGGCAGCACCAGGGTAAGGGGGCCAGGCCAGAAACGCGCCATGAGCTTCTCGGCCACCGCCGGGACTTCTCGCACCACCTGCTGCAACATCTCTCGATCGGATATGTGAACGATGAGCGGGTCAAAGCTGGGGCGCTGTTTGGCCTCGAAGATTTTAGCCACAGCGGTCGCGTCTAAGGCGTTGGCCCCCAGCCCATAAACGGTCTCGGTAGGAAAGGCCACCAGCCCGCCGCTGCGAATAATCTGGGCGGCGCGCTCGAGGTTTGCGGGGGTGGGCGGTACAACCATAACAACCTGCACATCATAGCAGAGCCGGTACAGCCCAACCCCATCTCATCGCGTTTCCACAATCGCTCCGCACGCACTGCGGCGTACTGGGTATTCGTGGGAACCGCTCGCAGACTGGGCGTTTACACACCGGCGGGCCGTGCCCCAAAAGGTAGACTGAGACTATGAGCTGGCTACAACGCCTCAAAGAAGGCCTGAGCAAAACCCGCGATAACCTGGTCAAAGCCATCCCCTGGAACGAAAACCCCGAAGAGGTACTAGAGGAGCTCGAGTTTGCCCTGCTGGCTGCCGATGTGGGGGTCGAAGCCACCCGGGAAGTGCTGGAAGAAGTGCGCCAGTCGGGTAAAAAAGACCTGCGTGAAGCCCTCAAACAAGCCCTTACGGTAGAGCTCGAGCCCGAT is drawn from Meiothermus cerbereus DSM 11376 and contains these coding sequences:
- a CDS encoding transposase; its protein translation is KVYLRGLAFPVWVSWYRYPLPKGKWEWRYVVATFPASGRTVLLWGRRRFSIEHFFKAMKSEFSLGQFGQRTPLGVHRFLVLCFLAYLLAHWVRMEQEGEGLTWREAARESLRLLLPGLVAQAALGELHALGLWHPPPDEVRGKAGLCRLCKRCKF
- a CDS encoding GGDEF domain-containing protein, giving the protein MQFTLSNIAYLALLYMFAFLRRHYAQMHQMAHTDALTNLINRRGMQQKLEGELERARRYNRPFALVLADIDHFKKVNDTYGHSVGDQVLREVAGRLAQHLRDSDSLARWGGEEFLILAPETDLHQAHLLARRLLEAIGESPISGVPVTLSLGVACYRQGDTVAALLSRADEAMYRAKAGGRNQVVLEEQLEDVIIPAHTTLNS
- a CDS encoding MalY/PatB family protein — encoded protein: MQLDQLSPHTLRDPHGYSGKWHFYPEDVLPMWVADMDFPISPAITQAIVERLKERVGYPQMKGDRQLLELIVQQQSRHGLEGLTPENLLLTTSVVPAIYASVLALSSPGDEVITQVPVYHPFLNVLTEHHRIARHNPLLPTPSGWEIDFEQLKRLVTPRTRLLMLCNPQNPTGRVFRRDELEKLAEFALSHRLWVMSDELWADLIYEGRHIPIASLGPEIAQRTVTLTGPCKTYNTAGLGGGVAISHNPQILAAMAQVSKGLGGHPNVLSMAAWRAALEHAQDWLEEVRAYLKGNRDFITAFMQQHLPQVGYRPPQGTYLAWLDFRGTPFAQEIHKVMLERAKVGLNEGRMFGPQYQGWLRLNFATSRKLLQEALERIAGVVQATD
- a CDS encoding AAA family ATPase translates to MRVLVTSLKGGVGKTTTAVHLAAFLQLRAPTLLIDADPAEGALVWARQGAGLPFEVVGPEEARPRRFEHVVIDTAGHPRGKTLREYANKADLVVVPTSPGVLSLTSLQQFVQALEGLPFKALVTLVPPFPSLDGVRTLAHLKARKIPHFKHTIHRLAAYEKAVLAGTLVQNAPDPRAARAWEEYVLVGREMLK
- the hpf gene encoding ribosome hibernation-promoting factor, HPF/YfiA family gives rise to the protein MNVYKLVGRQIEITEALKNYLDKKMVRLDRFFDNAEAKVVLSMAQGARVERKAKAEIQVNVPGGIVRVEESDSDMYAAIDRAIDRLEYQLKRYKERHFQRERQAVPEPVLAGGGFAEAEEDNEPRIVRTKRFNMKPMTPEDAAFEMEALGHDFFVFRNSDTEQINVIYRRRDGNYGLIEPSA
- the ftsE gene encoding cell division ATP-binding protein FtsE: MIHFHRVTLEYPRTQTKALFDLSLEIKKGEFVFLVGHSGAGKSSLLNLILKRLEPSSGAVYFAGENLKALHGDRIALHRRRIGVVFQDHRLLRDRTVEENLLFALHVLGVPKTEWDARTTRVLRQVGIVHKKRAYPEELSVGEAQRVAIARALVGDPQVLLADEPTGNLDPANALAVLEIFKSVHARGATVLMATHSRDLVEAYPQRVVVLKAGQLVRDEREGKYSLV
- a CDS encoding S41 family peptidase; its protein translation is MKRRAWLIVVGGILAALVYAQLSGGAAEAFSRNPYGQALIQTYQLLQSQYLTRLEPEKLNRVLEGGIRGMLGALDDEFTSYSPPQRASLRNQDVQGEFFGIGATLAPNENGGGARVQGVIRGLPAFNAGIRAGDIIVEVNGQDVTKLDLNEIVAQIRGPQNTKVTVGVRREGSNAILRFEMIRQRVEIISVSKTILPGNVGYVALETFGNVRVIEQLNAALNEMKQRGVQKLVFDLRDNGGGLLDQGCQVARAFIREGPIVYVRTRSETRLYCEANGQVTWSGPMVVLINGNSASASEIVAGAMQDTGRAKVIGETSFGKGVGQNVIDLPNGGDLTLVTFEWLTPKRRGINKQGIKPDIEVKDTRFEVPVAFEGTGAKPGETVTITIGGQTFTTKADERGKFSFSQPRPAVNLPAERGQAEVDLNKDAILRRALEELK
- a CDS encoding ABC transporter ATP-binding protein, whose translation is MICLEDLSKRYGQFVALDGLNLEVRPGETLALLGPNGAGKSTAIKALVGLLRPSRGRALVGGVDVWKEPVRAKAQFGYVPDRPYLYGKLSGLELLRFAAGVYRLPKARAEARIEELLVQFRLERFASSLIETYSHGMRQKLSLAMSLLHTPQALILDEPMVGLDPHATRLVKDLLREYSKDGRAVLYATHQLHLAEQVADRVALVHRGRLLALGSPRELLHQHGSADLEEFFLRLTEDASASETTLV
- the apaG gene encoding Co2+/Mg2+ efflux protein ApaG; this encodes MKQRYAYKVPQHLPIRNDIHIEVKVLYAEQHSRPGQHVFVYFITLENRGQETVQLLRREWFIHDGNGEVGHVEGEGVVGEKPILEPGQAYQYNSFCPIAHPPGSMQGFYTFQNMLGELFRVEIPAFALRLPEAGSRTLN
- a CDS encoding class I SAM-dependent rRNA methyltransferase, with the protein product MNRVITKAGKDKKIRNFYPGLFADELALVPEQAGVVQVFSDENIFLGVGYYDPKSRVAVRVYRFEDGPLDKKFFQQRFARAQQKRAQLGDFYRLVHAEADGLPGLVVDRFAALLVVQVRNRAMEALRESWLPALIEVMQPAGIYERSDVDSRRQEGLPEQVGVLYGQVPPVLEVREDGLVFPIPLALAQKTGYYLDQRENRRRLEQMIQPGQRVLDVYSYVGAFALRAARKGAYALAVDKDLDALAVLDRAASLQGWRVDIRQGDAVAVLENLARSQITPFQHVLLDPPTLVKKPDELPRVKRLLVDLLRPALRLLDREGWLWLSSCAYYLGVDALLEVTRRAAADEGRRLRVDAIHYNPPDHPWSLHVPESLYLKTVVFQDDPL
- a CDS encoding L-threonylcarbamoyladenylate synthase, translating into MVVPPTPANLERAAQIIRSGGLVAFPTETVYGLGANALDATAVAKIFEAKQRPSFDPLIVHISDREMLQQVVREVPAVAEKLMARFWPGPLTLVLPRLEAVPGIVTAGLPTVAVRMPAHPVAQALIRKAGVPIAAPSANPFGYLSPTRAEHVERMLGHRVDLILDGGSTLFGVESTIVLLAEKPVLLRHGAVPLEELERVLGTVALQVEASEKPLVPGQLPQHYAPRTPIRIAAPEEVPSALRKRVGYLAFREVPKGFKVVKVLSPTGNLLEAAAHLFEALHQLDRLGLEAIYAEPIPEVGLGRAIMDRLRRASA